In Moorella sp. Hama-1, a single genomic region encodes these proteins:
- a CDS encoding glycosyltransferase family 4 protein, protein MRVAMLHWAFPPIIGGVESHLALLCPYLVCQGHQVSLLTATAPGTPLQESWQGVVIKRSPLMDLNSLNPAALEDRAGEIKELLEDFLLEVRPDIVHAHNFHYFSFVHATALQEICRRHGWPLVLTAHNVWEDELWDKMNTLAEGWNQVIAVSHYIRQELIISGYPPERVTVVYHGTDTSTFRPPSRVDMQAIYNSYPEWRGRRVIFHPARMSRAKGCDVSIRALDLIRREIPDVLLVLAGTTNTVDWGQKQPAEVAFLQDLIASLGLEENVFIRFFPWQEMPAVYQGAEVCLYPSAFQEPFGLVMLEAMATARPIIVSRAGGMPEIIRPGYNGFLVSMGDHEELARYTTFLLRNPEVARTMGQDGRRLVEENFTTPVMARNTLEVYNRLLALPRAS, encoded by the coding sequence ATGCGCGTTGCCATGTTACACTGGGCTTTCCCGCCGATTATCGGGGGAGTGGAATCCCATCTGGCCCTCCTGTGCCCTTACCTGGTCTGCCAGGGGCACCAGGTAAGCCTCCTCACGGCCACCGCCCCAGGTACTCCCCTGCAAGAAAGCTGGCAGGGGGTAGTCATCAAGCGTTCACCCTTAATGGATCTCAATTCCCTTAACCCGGCAGCCCTTGAGGACCGGGCCGGGGAGATCAAGGAACTCCTGGAAGACTTTCTCCTTGAAGTAAGGCCGGATATTGTCCACGCCCACAATTTCCATTATTTTAGCTTCGTCCATGCTACCGCCCTGCAAGAGATCTGCCGTCGCCACGGCTGGCCCCTGGTTCTTACCGCCCATAATGTCTGGGAAGATGAACTCTGGGATAAGATGAATACCCTGGCCGAGGGCTGGAATCAGGTGATCGCCGTCAGCCACTACATACGCCAGGAACTGATAATCAGCGGTTATCCGCCAGAACGGGTAACGGTAGTTTACCACGGCACGGATACCTCTACCTTCCGACCGCCTTCACGGGTAGATATGCAGGCTATCTATAATTCTTATCCAGAATGGCGGGGCCGCCGGGTGATCTTCCACCCGGCCCGGATGAGCCGGGCCAAAGGCTGTGATGTCAGTATTCGCGCCCTGGATCTCATCCGCCGGGAGATCCCCGACGTGCTTCTGGTACTGGCCGGTACGACCAATACCGTCGACTGGGGCCAGAAACAACCGGCGGAAGTAGCCTTTCTGCAGGATCTTATCGCCAGCCTGGGCCTGGAGGAGAATGTCTTCATCCGTTTCTTCCCCTGGCAGGAGATGCCGGCTGTCTATCAGGGAGCCGAGGTCTGCCTTTACCCCTCGGCCTTCCAGGAACCCTTCGGTTTGGTCATGCTGGAAGCCATGGCCACGGCCAGGCCTATCATCGTCAGCCGCGCCGGTGGTATGCCGGAGATCATTCGTCCCGGCTATAACGGCTTTCTGGTTTCTATGGGGGATCATGAGGAACTCGCCCGCTATACCACTTTCCTTCTCCGTAATCCGGAGGTGGCCAGGACCATGGGCCAGGACGGACGCCGGCTGGTAGAAGAGAACTTCACCACCCCCGTTATGGCCCGCAATACCCTGGAGGTATATAACCGGTTGTTGGCCTTGCCCCGGGCGAGTTAA
- the lysA gene encoding diaminopimelate decarboxylase, producing MHLQGTMVINERGRLVIGGCEVVQLARDFGTPLYIFDEDCIRDNCRRFYQAFNAGSGRAEVIYAGKAFLTTAMCRIIASEGLGLDVVSGGELYTALAAGFPVDRIYFHGNNKSYAELCQALAAGVGRFMVDNFSELELLSRLSVERGQVARVILRVTPGIEAHTHEYIRTGQIDSKFGFTLPNGQALAAARRAGELPGIEFKGLHCHIGSQIFELEPYSEAATVMMELAAAVKEATGLVTAELDLGGGFGIYYTAGDEPRPVSAWAETILTRVEAEARRLNLPQPRVLVEPGRAIVGPAGSTAYTVGSIKEIPGVRKYVAVDGGMADNIRPALYGAKYETILANKANLPPVEKVAITGKCCESGDMLIWDTELPRVEGGDILLISCTGAYGYTMASNYNRLGRPAGVLVRDGNADLILKREDYSDLIRNDVLPARLVRTC from the coding sequence ATGCACCTGCAGGGAACGATGGTAATAAATGAACGCGGCCGGCTGGTCATCGGCGGTTGTGAAGTCGTCCAGCTGGCCCGCGACTTTGGCACCCCCCTTTATATTTTTGATGAAGACTGTATCCGGGATAACTGCCGCCGGTTTTACCAGGCCTTTAACGCCGGCAGCGGCCGGGCGGAGGTCATCTATGCCGGCAAGGCCTTTCTAACAACGGCCATGTGCCGCATCATTGCCAGCGAAGGCCTGGGGCTGGATGTTGTCTCCGGTGGCGAACTATATACCGCCCTGGCGGCCGGCTTCCCCGTGGACCGCATCTACTTCCACGGCAATAACAAGAGTTACGCCGAGCTCTGCCAGGCCCTGGCGGCCGGGGTGGGCCGGTTCATGGTCGATAACTTTTCCGAGCTGGAGCTGTTGAGCCGGTTAAGCGTGGAGCGGGGCCAGGTGGCCAGGGTAATCCTCAGGGTTACCCCCGGGATTGAGGCCCACACCCATGAGTACATCCGCACTGGTCAGATAGATTCCAAGTTTGGTTTTACCCTGCCCAACGGCCAGGCCCTGGCGGCAGCCAGGAGGGCCGGGGAATTGCCGGGTATTGAGTTTAAGGGCCTGCACTGCCATATCGGTTCCCAGATCTTTGAACTGGAGCCTTACAGTGAGGCGGCGACGGTAATGATGGAACTGGCCGCCGCCGTTAAAGAGGCCACCGGCCTGGTGACCGCCGAGCTGGATCTGGGCGGCGGTTTCGGCATATACTATACTGCCGGCGATGAGCCCCGGCCGGTTAGCGCCTGGGCGGAAACCATCCTGACCAGGGTGGAGGCGGAGGCCCGGCGCCTGAATCTGCCCCAACCGCGGGTGCTGGTGGAACCGGGCCGGGCCATTGTCGGGCCGGCGGGCAGCACGGCCTACACTGTGGGAAGTATAAAAGAGATCCCCGGTGTCCGCAAGTATGTGGCCGTGGATGGCGGCATGGCTGATAACATCCGCCCGGCCCTCTATGGGGCGAAATACGAGACGATTCTAGCCAACAAGGCCAATCTCCCGCCTGTTGAGAAGGTAGCCATTACCGGCAAGTGCTGCGAATCCGGCGACATGCTCATTTGGGACACAGAACTACCCCGGGTAGAGGGCGGCGATATCCTGCTGATTTCCTGTACCGGGGCCTACGGCTACACCATGGCCAGTAACTACAACCGCCTGGGCCGGCCGGCAGGTGTGCTGGTCCGGGACGGTAATGCCGACCTTATTTTAAAGCGAGAAGACTATAGTGACCTGATCCGTAATGACGTACTCCCGGCCCGCCTGGTTCGTACCTGTTAG
- a CDS encoding amylo-alpha-1,6-glucosidase encodes MLDTELDLRNNPCAIEPATEVLKEGGIFLVSLPDGSVIHRDNGSLGLYYNDTRYLSHLELQVAGQRPVFLSSSIRDSHFAQIELTNPVFNLPDGTVIPAQTIHFRQLRLIKDALFQRLRLINFNPFPVKLLLRFDLAADFRDIFEVRGSQRRRRGELLPVEVQRQGLVLAYRGLDNLLRTTGITFEPAPASITGRPGQAEITFALVLPPQKKLYLHLKIEPAPDNIPSGNKISDLFSAATIEQATAYHQWQRESTRFWTDNSFINAMFQTAVTDLKALQIEYPGTGRIIAAGIPWYTAPFGRDSLIASWQALILNPALAHQALRFLARYQGQKVDRWREERPGKILHELRQGEMTSCREVPHSPYYGSIDATLWFIILLGATYRWTRDDALLRELAIPLRNCLHWCLDHGDLDGDGYLEYQRESPAGLANQGWKDSWDAVVDREGRLAEGPVALVEVQAYYYLALNEAAHLLAILGDELTAADLKRRARELQERFNRDFWLEDEGYLIFALDGRKRPLTTLVSNGGQALFTGILPPERARRVARRLLAGDFYSGWGIRTMSKREKAYNPMSYHNGSVWPHDNAIIAAGLRRYQCLEELSRLAAGLFAASPHFNYRRWPELFCGFTRRGLSGPVRYPVACDPQAWAVGSLFSFLQHLLGLELGEHGLFISRPLLLPGTSRIEIRNLAVAGSRLDLAFEEKEGRVLANVLKKEGDLKVIIEA; translated from the coding sequence ATGCTCGATACAGAGCTAGATTTACGTAATAACCCGTGCGCTATTGAACCTGCGACCGAGGTGCTGAAGGAAGGGGGGATTTTTCTAGTTTCCCTGCCCGATGGTTCAGTTATCCATCGGGATAATGGCAGCCTGGGCCTCTACTATAATGATACCCGCTACTTAAGTCACCTGGAGTTGCAGGTGGCCGGGCAGCGACCGGTATTTCTTTCTTCTTCCATCCGCGATAGTCACTTCGCCCAGATAGAATTAACCAACCCGGTTTTTAATCTGCCCGATGGTACCGTAATACCGGCCCAGACCATCCATTTCCGCCAGTTACGGTTAATTAAGGACGCCCTTTTTCAGCGCCTGCGCTTAATAAACTTTAATCCCTTTCCGGTAAAGTTGTTGCTCCGTTTTGACCTGGCGGCTGATTTCCGGGATATATTTGAGGTGCGGGGCAGCCAGCGTCGCCGCCGGGGTGAATTGTTACCGGTGGAAGTGCAACGCCAGGGGCTGGTCCTGGCTTACCGGGGCCTGGACAACCTCCTCCGGACCACCGGAATTACCTTTGAACCGGCGCCGGCGAGCATCACCGGCCGGCCTGGCCAGGCCGAAATCACCTTTGCCCTGGTCCTGCCGCCCCAAAAAAAGCTCTACCTGCATTTAAAAATTGAACCCGCTCCAGATAATATCCCTTCGGGGAACAAGATCAGCGATCTTTTTTCGGCGGCTACCATTGAACAGGCGACTGCTTACCACCAGTGGCAAAGGGAGTCGACCCGGTTCTGGACCGACAATAGCTTTATCAACGCCATGTTCCAGACGGCCGTCACCGACCTCAAAGCCCTGCAAATTGAATATCCCGGTACAGGCAGGATCATAGCAGCCGGGATACCCTGGTACACCGCTCCCTTTGGCCGCGATTCTTTGATTGCCTCCTGGCAGGCCCTTATTTTAAACCCGGCCCTGGCCCATCAGGCCCTACGCTTCCTGGCTCGCTACCAGGGCCAAAAGGTGGATAGGTGGCGGGAGGAAAGGCCGGGAAAAATCCTCCATGAACTACGCCAGGGGGAGATGACCAGCTGCCGGGAGGTACCCCATAGTCCCTATTACGGCTCTATAGATGCTACCCTGTGGTTTATTATCCTCCTGGGTGCGACTTACAGGTGGACCCGGGATGACGCTTTATTACGGGAATTGGCCATTCCCCTGCGCAACTGCCTGCACTGGTGCCTGGATCACGGCGATCTGGATGGCGACGGCTACCTGGAATACCAGCGGGAGTCCCCGGCCGGCCTGGCCAACCAGGGCTGGAAGGATTCCTGGGATGCTGTTGTTGACCGGGAGGGGCGCCTGGCCGAGGGTCCCGTGGCCCTGGTAGAAGTCCAGGCTTACTACTATCTGGCCCTCAACGAAGCGGCTCATTTATTAGCCATCCTGGGTGATGAACTGACCGCTGCCGATCTGAAGAGGCGGGCCAGGGAGTTGCAGGAGCGGTTTAACCGGGATTTCTGGCTGGAAGATGAGGGGTACTTGATTTTTGCCCTCGATGGCCGGAAAAGGCCCCTGACCACCCTGGTTTCTAACGGTGGGCAGGCCCTCTTTACCGGTATTCTCCCGCCGGAACGGGCCCGGAGGGTCGCCCGCCGCCTGCTGGCCGGAGATTTCTATTCCGGCTGGGGTATCCGTACCATGAGTAAAAGAGAGAAGGCCTATAACCCCATGAGCTATCATAATGGCTCGGTCTGGCCCCATGACAACGCCATTATCGCCGCCGGCCTGCGCCGTTACCAGTGCCTGGAGGAGTTGTCCCGCCTGGCCGCAGGCCTTTTTGCCGCCAGCCCTCACTTTAATTACCGACGCTGGCCGGAGCTCTTTTGTGGTTTTACCCGCAGGGGTTTAAGCGGCCCGGTACGTTACCCGGTAGCCTGTGATCCCCAGGCCTGGGCCGTAGGCAGCCTTTTCAGTTTCTTGCAGCACCTGCTGGGCCTGGAATTAGGGGAACACGGCCTGTTTATTTCCCGCCCCCTGTTGCTTCCCGGGACCAGCCGGATAGAGATCAGGAACCTGGCCGTGGCCGGCAGCCGCCTGGACTTGGCCTTTGAGGAAAAGGAGGGGCGAGTCCTGGCCAATGTTCTCAAGAAAGAGGGTGATCTCAAAGTCATTATTGAAGCGTAA
- a CDS encoding alpha,alpha-trehalose-phosphate synthase (UDP-forming), with protein MSKKQAAKIVMVSNRGSYNLQATPEGIKPVPAISGLVSAVEPFLREKGGVWVAWGGREAPQENSQGLRLAVPIDNAAYTFHEVPLTAGEINLYYHGFTNSALWPLCHYFLERCHYDAREWSTYARVNAKFAGAVLEEAAVGDIIWVNDYHLALVPAHLRHCQPQLKQFFFWHIPFPHHDLLATLPWAPHILRGLLGTDVLGFHLQAYVDNFLQAAARLLGARVDFEENIVYWEQRRIHVGAWPMGIDYRAFQRQAVEPSTRARAQELREQIGVERLALSVERLDYTKGILERLLAWERLLEEAPEWRGRVALVQIAVPSRTAVPAYRRLKEEVEAAVGRINGRFSDGSYRPVHYFWLGLPRQELVAYYLAADVMMVTPLRDGLNLVAKEYVASRCDNTGVLVLSRFAGASQELKGAVLVNPYDIDGMAMIFNTALGMGRAEQEKRLRLLQERVRRHDVHWWMNCFHQTMAAKKGEADDVSGSAGS; from the coding sequence ATGAGCAAAAAGCAGGCTGCCAAAATCGTTATGGTTTCCAACCGGGGTTCGTACAACCTGCAGGCGACCCCGGAGGGCATCAAACCCGTCCCGGCCATCAGCGGCCTGGTATCCGCTGTGGAACCATTCTTACGGGAAAAGGGTGGCGTCTGGGTAGCCTGGGGCGGGCGGGAAGCACCTCAGGAAAATAGCCAGGGTTTAAGGTTGGCGGTACCTATTGATAATGCGGCTTACACCTTTCACGAAGTACCCCTCACAGCGGGAGAAATAAACCTTTACTATCACGGTTTTACCAATAGCGCCCTCTGGCCCTTGTGCCATTACTTTTTAGAAAGATGTCATTATGACGCCAGGGAATGGTCAACTTACGCCCGGGTTAACGCTAAATTTGCCGGGGCGGTTTTGGAGGAGGCCGCGGTGGGTGATATCATCTGGGTCAATGATTACCACCTGGCCCTGGTACCGGCCCACCTACGCCATTGTCAACCGCAGTTAAAACAATTCTTTTTCTGGCATATACCCTTCCCCCACCACGACCTGCTGGCCACCCTCCCCTGGGCGCCCCACATCCTGCGCGGCCTCCTGGGAACCGATGTCCTGGGTTTCCATCTCCAGGCCTATGTTGATAATTTTTTACAGGCAGCAGCCCGGTTGCTGGGGGCCCGGGTTGACTTTGAAGAAAATATTGTCTACTGGGAACAAAGACGCATCCATGTCGGTGCCTGGCCCATGGGGATCGATTACCGGGCCTTCCAGCGACAGGCGGTCGAACCCTCTACCAGGGCCCGAGCCCAGGAATTAAGGGAACAAATCGGCGTTGAACGCCTGGCCCTGAGCGTGGAGCGTCTTGATTATACCAAGGGGATCCTGGAAAGGCTCCTGGCCTGGGAGCGTTTGCTGGAAGAGGCCCCGGAATGGCGTGGCCGGGTGGCCCTGGTACAGATCGCCGTACCCAGCCGGACGGCTGTACCCGCCTACCGTCGTCTAAAGGAAGAGGTGGAAGCAGCCGTAGGCCGCATCAACGGGCGTTTCAGTGACGGTAGCTATCGCCCCGTCCATTACTTCTGGCTCGGCCTCCCCCGGCAGGAGTTGGTGGCCTACTACCTGGCGGCCGATGTCATGATGGTCACGCCCCTCAGGGATGGTTTAAACCTGGTAGCCAAAGAATATGTGGCCTCACGGTGTGACAATACCGGCGTGCTGGTATTGAGTCGTTTCGCCGGTGCCTCTCAGGAGCTTAAAGGTGCCGTCCTGGTCAACCCCTACGATATCGATGGTATGGCCATGATCTTTAATACGGCCCTGGGGATGGGCCGGGCGGAACAAGAAAAAAGGTTGCGCCTTTTACAAGAAAGGGTACGGCGCCATGATGTCCACTGGTGGATGAACTGTTTCCACCAAACCATGGCCGCTAAGAAAGGAGAAGCGGATGATGTCTCCGGGTCGGCTGGCAGCTAA
- the otsB gene encoding trehalose-phosphatase: MMSPGRLAAKIRGHREILLMCDYDGTLVPLAPRPELARPGENLLELLQYLLRRPGLHLVIISGRSLVDLRHLLPVPGLWLAGHHGTRVLDPEGEISDLSPSIAGDIPWTKIFSLARKIAAGIPGLLVENKGENLALHYRLAAPGDAAAVLEEFRREVRPYLKYGLEFIAGHKVLEIRPRGAHKGVAINYFTRRWPRALPLYLGDDRTDEDAFNALPANGLAVGVGPRFSGRTRYFLASPAEVSHFLFNLA, from the coding sequence ATGATGTCTCCGGGTCGGCTGGCAGCTAAAATCCGGGGCCACCGCGAAATCCTGCTCATGTGTGACTACGACGGTACCCTGGTTCCCCTGGCCCCCCGCCCGGAACTGGCCCGTCCCGGGGAAAACCTGCTGGAATTACTGCAGTATCTGCTACGCCGGCCGGGCCTGCACCTGGTTATAATTAGCGGCCGCTCCCTGGTCGACCTCCGCCACCTGTTGCCTGTACCGGGTCTCTGGCTGGCCGGCCACCACGGCACCCGGGTCTTGGATCCTGAGGGAGAAATTAGCGACCTCTCGCCATCAATTGCCGGGGATATTCCCTGGACAAAAATTTTTTCTCTGGCCCGGAAAATAGCAGCAGGGATTCCGGGCCTTTTGGTGGAAAATAAAGGTGAAAACCTGGCCCTGCACTACCGGTTGGCCGCGCCGGGAGACGCCGCAGCCGTCCTGGAGGAGTTTCGCCGCGAAGTCAGGCCATATTTAAAATACGGCCTCGAATTTATCGCCGGGCATAAGGTCCTGGAGATTCGCCCCCGGGGAGCCCATAAAGGGGTGGCGATAAACTATTTCACCCGCCGCTGGCCCCGGGCTTTACCCCTTTACCTGGGGGATGATCGTACCGATGAGGATGCCTTTAACGCCCTGCCAGCTAACGGCCTGGCCGTTGGGGTGGGTCCCCGTTTCTCCGGCCGAACCCGTTATTTCCTGGCTTCACCGGCAGAAGTCAGCCATTTTCTTTTTAACCTGGCATAA